In the Rubrivivax gelatinosus IL144 genome, AAACCCGGCGGCAGCACGTCGGCGCTGCCGAACAGGTCCGGCTGCGCGGTCGACAGCGGCGTGTTCATGGCGGCGCTTCGCCGCGGGCGACCGCGTCGGCGGCGCGCAGATCGTCCAGCCAGGCGGCCCAGGCGCTCTCGCGTTCGGCCGGGTCGCCGCGCAGCAGCGCCGACGGGTGCAGCGTCACCAGCACCGCCAGGCCGTCGTCGCGCCGGAGCCAGCGGCCGCGCTCCTGCATCACGGCGACCTGGCGGCCGAGCAGCTGGCGCGCCGCAGTTGCGCCGAGCGCGATCGCGGCTTTCGGCCGCACCAGCGTGATCTCGGCTTCGAGCCAGTGCCGGCAGGCGTCGGCTTCGCGCTGCGCCGGCGTCTTGTGCATGCGGCGCTTGCCACGCGGTTCGTACTTGAAGTGCTTGACGGCATTGGTGACGTAGGCCACCGAACGGTCCCAGCCGAGCGCGACGAGTGCACGGTCGAGCAGCTGCCCCGACGGGCCGACGAAAGGCCGGCCCTGGCGGTCTTCCTGGTCGCCCGGCTGTTCGCCGACCAGCATCAGCGGCGCGTCGAGCGGGCCTTCGCCGAAGACGGTCTGCGTGGCCAGCGCGCCCAGCGGGCATTCGCGGCAGACCGAGGCGGCGTCGCGCTGCGCTTCGAGCGCGATGCGGCGCGCCGGCCGCCCGGCCGCCGGCGGCGCGGGTTCGGGTCGCGGCGCCATGGGCGAAATCGGCAAGCGCCGTGCCGCGGCGGTGGGCGGGCATGCCAGCATCGCCTGGGTGCGTGCGCCGGCCTCGGCCGTCAGCGCCGGAA is a window encoding:
- a CDS encoding UdgX family uracil-DNA binding protein (This protein belongs to the uracil DNA glycosylase superfamily, members of which act in excision repair of DNA. However, it belongs more specifically to UdgX branch, whose founding member was found to bind uracil in DNA (where it does not belong), without cleaving it, appears to promote DNA repair by a pathway involving RecA, rather than base excision.) — encoded protein: MTRIELAHEADFDGFRSAARALLAAGTPPEAVSWQVAGGADADLFVAEPAPAFMAADAPPLAVPAAFVALAELVVQHADPARFTLLYRLLWRLQREPALRRDPLDADRHRAAAMAQAVRREQHHMEAFVRFRSAPGADGEPWQMAWYEPAHHVVDAVAPFFARRFATLRWSLLTPRRSARWDGERLAFGPGARREDAPGADAGESLWLTYYASTFNPARLNTRALDQHLPRRYREHLPEAALIPALTAEAGARTQAMLACPPTAAARRLPISPMAPRPEPAPPAAGRPARRIALEAQRDAASVCRECPLGALATQTVFGEGPLDAPLMLVGEQPGDQEDRQGRPFVGPSGQLLDRALVALGWDRSVAYVTNAVKHFKYEPRGKRRMHKTPAQREADACRHWLEAEITLVRPKAAIALGATAARQLLGRQVAVMQERGRWLRRDDGLAVLVTLHPSALLRGDPAERESAWAAWLDDLRAADAVARGEAPP